One Luteibacter aegosomaticola genomic window carries:
- the gltB gene encoding glutamate synthase large subunit, which produces MKQGTPRLYDEAFEHDSCGFGIVAQIDGHASAKLVNTAFEALAKLSHRGGVNADGISGDGCGVLIRRPVEWLRALAGEAGITVSTQFAAGVVFLDNDTQAHAVVTLETELAAAGLRVAGWRDVAVDKSACGPLAASSMPVVRQVFVDAPGDMPPAKFEAALFRARRRAEQALKDDKQFYVVSLSGEVVGYKAMAAPGHLRDVYPDLKHPALVADAVVFHQRFSTNTSPKWRLAQPFRFLAHNGEINTIRANRRWMQARGTVMRSEHVDLSDIGPLVTQNGSDSESLDNALEVLLMGGMDLLTAMRVLVPPAYSAREDIDEDLAAFYEYYALHSEPWDGPAGLVMCDGRYAACTLDRNGLRPARWALSDDNHLIVASEAGLWDVPSSRIVAKGRLAPGEMIAVDFREHRLLRDADIDAINRARAPFREWLRDGVTYLESDLIDPSLAAEPLPAEELRRYQKLYGLSREESESVLKIIAETEAEATGSMGDDTPMAVLSRQVRPLFDRFRQAFAQVTNPPIDPLRERLVMSLVTQIGQERNVFDLGPENAKQILLNSPILSQRKLRQILATPEYANTPRFDLMYGADETLEQAITRICDDVEAAVRGGVAVVFLSDRYPRRDLLPIHSLLATGAVHARLVETGLRCQCNIMVETATPRDPHQFACLIGFGATAIYPWLAYQSLFDMGRSGHLRKGEGAPREIGRNYRRGIRKGLLKILSKMGISTVAGYRGAQLFEIVGLSKDVVDLCFPGTPSRVGGSTFADLEQEQRLLAAEAWDEAQSLRAGGLYKYVHGGEYHMYNPDVIASLQVAVRTGDWKDYEKYAHYVDSRPASALRDLLVPREGTAIPLDEVEPAEDILKRFDSAGMSLGALSPEAHEALAIAMNRLGARSNSGEGGEDPSRYGTDRQSKIKQVASGRFGVTPAYLVNAEVLQIKIAQGAKPGEGGQLPGHKVDATIARLRYAKPGIGLISPPPHHDIYSIEDLAQLIHDLKEVNPQALVSVKLVSHAGVGTVAAGVVKAGADLITVSGHDGGTGASPLTSIKYAGTPWELGLAETQQTLRLNDLRGRVRLQTDGGLKTGLDVIKAAMLGAESFGFGTGPMVALGCKYLRICHLNNCATGVATQHPVLRQKHFIGLPDMVMNYFRFIAEDVRRHLARLGVRSLAELIGQSGRLEQQGGITAVQERLDLSALIAEDGMGQKVDFACTLARNPMRDPAALASRISADVRQLVNDGHGGTFSYPIVNTDRAIGARLSGDIARRWGDAGMAERPIHLHLAGAAGQSLGAWNAPGLHIDLVGEANDGVGKGMAGGRLIIRPPADSPFKSQDASIIGNTCLYGATGGELFAAGQAGERFAVRNSGALAVVEGAGDHCCEYMTGGVVAVLGRTGLNFGAGMTGGFAYVLDTERNFVDCYNHELVDIVRISHEGMEHYMQHLRQLIARHAELTGSAWGRQVLGDFRGMLQRFWLVKPKAASLDALAEELRSAA; this is translated from the coding sequence GTGAAGCAAGGCACACCGCGCCTATACGACGAGGCGTTTGAACACGATAGCTGCGGCTTCGGTATCGTCGCGCAGATCGATGGCCACGCGAGCGCGAAGCTCGTAAACACCGCTTTTGAAGCACTCGCGAAGCTTTCCCACCGCGGTGGCGTCAATGCCGACGGTATCAGCGGCGACGGTTGCGGCGTGCTTATCCGCCGCCCGGTCGAATGGCTGCGCGCGCTCGCGGGCGAGGCGGGTATCACCGTTTCCACGCAGTTCGCCGCCGGCGTCGTGTTCCTCGATAACGATACGCAAGCTCATGCGGTAGTTACACTTGAAACCGAACTTGCCGCCGCCGGGCTGCGCGTTGCCGGCTGGCGCGACGTCGCCGTCGACAAGAGTGCGTGCGGCCCGCTCGCCGCTTCGTCCATGCCCGTCGTGCGCCAGGTGTTCGTGGATGCGCCGGGCGACATGCCGCCGGCGAAGTTCGAAGCCGCCCTGTTCCGTGCGCGTCGCCGCGCCGAGCAGGCGTTGAAGGACGACAAACAGTTCTATGTGGTGTCGCTCTCCGGCGAAGTGGTGGGCTACAAGGCCATGGCCGCACCGGGCCACCTGCGCGATGTGTATCCCGACCTGAAGCATCCGGCGCTCGTCGCCGATGCGGTCGTCTTCCATCAGCGCTTCTCGACCAATACGTCGCCGAAGTGGCGCCTCGCCCAGCCCTTCCGTTTCCTCGCCCATAACGGTGAGATCAACACCATCCGCGCGAACCGGCGCTGGATGCAGGCGCGCGGCACGGTCATGCGTTCGGAGCACGTCGATCTTTCCGACATCGGCCCGCTGGTCACCCAGAACGGTTCCGATTCCGAGAGCCTGGATAACGCGCTCGAAGTGCTGCTCATGGGCGGCATGGATCTGCTCACCGCCATGCGCGTGCTCGTGCCGCCGGCGTACAGCGCCCGCGAGGATATCGACGAAGACCTCGCCGCGTTCTACGAGTATTACGCGCTGCACAGCGAACCGTGGGATGGCCCCGCCGGCCTCGTCATGTGCGATGGCCGTTACGCCGCCTGCACGCTCGACCGCAACGGCCTGCGCCCGGCGCGCTGGGCGCTGTCCGACGATAACCACCTCATCGTTGCGTCCGAAGCGGGCCTGTGGGATGTCCCGTCCTCGCGCATCGTCGCGAAGGGCCGCCTCGCCCCGGGCGAAATGATCGCGGTGGATTTCCGCGAGCACCGCCTGCTGCGCGATGCCGATATCGATGCGATCAATCGCGCACGCGCGCCGTTCCGCGAATGGCTGCGCGATGGCGTCACCTATCTCGAATCCGACCTGATCGATCCGAGCCTGGCCGCCGAGCCGCTGCCCGCCGAAGAACTGCGCCGCTACCAGAAGCTGTACGGTCTTTCCCGCGAGGAAAGCGAGTCGGTGCTGAAGATCATCGCCGAGACCGAAGCGGAAGCCACCGGTTCGATGGGCGACGACACGCCGATGGCCGTGCTCTCGCGCCAGGTGCGTCCGCTGTTCGATCGCTTCCGCCAGGCCTTCGCCCAGGTCACCAATCCGCCGATCGATCCGCTGCGCGAGCGGCTCGTCATGTCGCTGGTCACGCAGATCGGCCAGGAGCGGAACGTCTTCGACCTGGGCCCGGAAAACGCGAAGCAGATCCTGCTGAACTCGCCGATCCTCTCGCAGCGCAAGTTGCGCCAGATCCTGGCGACACCGGAATACGCGAATACGCCGCGCTTCGACCTGATGTACGGCGCGGACGAAACGCTCGAACAGGCCATCACGCGCATCTGCGACGACGTCGAAGCCGCCGTGCGCGGTGGCGTGGCCGTGGTGTTCCTCAGCGACCGCTACCCGCGCCGCGACCTGCTGCCGATCCATTCGCTGCTGGCGACTGGCGCCGTGCACGCACGCCTCGTCGAGACGGGCCTGCGATGTCAGTGCAACATCATGGTCGAGACGGCCACGCCGCGTGACCCGCACCAGTTCGCCTGCCTGATCGGCTTCGGCGCTACCGCGATTTATCCCTGGCTCGCCTACCAGAGCCTGTTCGACATGGGCCGCAGCGGCCACCTGCGCAAGGGCGAAGGCGCCCCGCGCGAGATCGGCCGCAACTACCGCCGCGGCATCCGCAAGGGCCTGCTGAAGATCCTGTCGAAGATGGGCATCTCCACCGTCGCCGGTTATCGTGGCGCCCAGCTTTTCGAAATCGTCGGCTTGTCGAAGGATGTGGTCGACCTGTGCTTCCCCGGTACGCCCTCGCGCGTGGGTGGCAGCACCTTCGCCGACCTGGAGCAGGAACAGCGCCTGCTGGCGGCGGAAGCGTGGGACGAAGCGCAGTCGCTGCGCGCCGGTGGCCTCTACAAGTACGTCCACGGTGGCGAATACCACATGTACAACCCCGACGTGATCGCCAGCCTGCAGGTGGCGGTGCGTACGGGTGACTGGAAGGATTACGAGAAGTACGCGCACTACGTGGATTCGCGGCCCGCTTCGGCGCTGCGCGATCTGCTCGTGCCGCGCGAAGGTACTGCCATTCCGCTGGATGAGGTGGAGCCGGCCGAAGACATCCTGAAGCGCTTTGACTCCGCGGGCATGTCGCTGGGCGCGTTGTCGCCGGAAGCGCACGAAGCCCTCGCTATCGCGATGAACCGCCTCGGCGCGCGCAGCAACTCCGGTGAAGGCGGTGAGGATCCCTCGCGCTACGGCACCGATCGCCAGTCGAAGATCAAGCAGGTGGCCTCGGGCCGCTTTGGCGTCACGCCGGCGTATCTCGTCAACGCCGAAGTGTTGCAGATCAAGATCGCCCAGGGCGCCAAGCCGGGCGAGGGCGGCCAGCTGCCGGGCCATAAGGTGGATGCGACCATCGCCCGCCTGCGTTATGCCAAGCCGGGTATCGGTCTTATCTCGCCGCCGCCGCACCACGATATCTATTCGATCGAAGACCTCGCCCAGCTGATCCACGACCTCAAGGAAGTGAACCCGCAGGCACTGGTTTCGGTGAAGCTCGTCTCGCACGCCGGCGTCGGTACGGTGGCCGCGGGTGTGGTGAAGGCGGGCGCCGATCTCATCACGGTGTCTGGCCACGATGGCGGTACGGGCGCGAGCCCGCTCACCTCGATCAAGTACGCCGGTACGCCGTGGGAGCTGGGCCTGGCGGAAACGCAGCAGACCCTGCGCCTGAACGACCTGCGTGGCCGCGTGCGCCTGCAGACCGATGGTGGCCTCAAGACCGGCCTCGACGTGATCAAGGCAGCGATGCTTGGCGCGGAAAGCTTCGGCTTCGGCACCGGCCCCATGGTCGCGCTGGGCTGCAAGTACCTGCGCATCTGCCACCTCAACAACTGCGCCACCGGCGTGGCGACGCAGCACCCGGTGTTGCGCCAGAAGCACTTCATCGGCCTGCCCGATATGGTGATGAACTACTTCCGCTTCATCGCGGAAGACGTGCGTCGCCACCTCGCACGTCTGGGCGTGCGTTCGCTCGCCGAGCTCATCGGCCAGTCCGGCCGCCTCGAGCAGCAGGGCGGCATCACCGCCGTGCAGGAGCGTCTCGATCTCTCCGCGCTCATCGCCGAAGACGGCATGGGCCAGAAGGTGGATTTCGCCTGCACACTCGCGCGCAATCCGATGCGTGATCCGGCGGCGCTGGCGTCGCGCATCTCCGCCGATGTCCGCCAGCTGGTGAACGATGGCCACGGCGGTACCTTCAGCTATCCCATCGTCAACACCGACCGCGCCATCGGCGCGCGCCTGTCGGGCGACATTGCCCGCCGCTGGGGCGATGCCGGTATGGCTGAACGTCCCATCCACCTGCATCTCGCCGGTGCGGCGGGACAGAGCCTGGGCGCGTGGAATGCGCCGGGCCTGCACATTGACCTGGTCGGTGAAGCGAACGACGGCGTGGGCAAGGGCATGGCCGGTGGCCGCCTGATCATTCGCCCGCCGGCAGATTCGCCGTTCAAGAGCCAGGATGCGTCGATCATCGGCAACACCTGCCTGTACGGCGCGACGGGTGGCGAGCTGTTTGCCGCGGGCCAGGCCGGCGAGCGTTTCGCCGTGCGTAACTCGGGCGCGCTCGCCGTGGTCGAAGGCGCGGGTGACCACTGCTGCGAATACATGACCGGCGGCGTCGTCGCCGTGCTCGGCCGTACCGGCCTGAACTTCGGCGCGGGTATGACCGGTGGCTTCGCCTACGTGCTCGATACCGAGCGCAACTTCGTCGATTGCTACAACCACGAACTCGTCGACATCGTGCGTATCTCGCACGAGGGCATGGAACATTACATGCAGCACCTCCGCCAGCTCATCGCCCGCCACGCCGAACTCACCGGCAGCGCCTGGGGCCGCCAGGTCCTTGGCGATTTCCGCGGCATGCTGCAGCGGTTCTGGCTGGTGAAACCGAAGGCAGCGAGTCTGGATGCCCTGGCCGAAGAACTGCGGAGTGCGGCATGA
- a CDS encoding NRDE family protein, with protein MCLIAFAWRAHPRWRLVLLGNRDEFHTRPTAPLAHWDEAPQIAAGRDLEAGGTWAGVAPHGRSSIITNVRDLKADHGGMSRGLLVADYLGSNLPAPVHAQELIATAKDYRPFNLLTFDHESAYYLGNHPDARYQPVSDGVHGLSNADFNAPWPKTRALVHRLEAWVEEGRDDTESLFRMLSDQGRWPDDLLPDTGIGIERERFLSSAFIVGENYGTRASTVILIGHDDATTIIERRFGPNGVPEGETRLDLAP; from the coding sequence ATGTGCCTGATCGCTTTCGCATGGCGCGCCCATCCGCGCTGGCGCCTTGTCCTGCTCGGCAACCGCGATGAATTCCATACCCGCCCCACGGCGCCGCTAGCGCACTGGGACGAAGCGCCGCAAATCGCGGCAGGCCGCGACCTCGAAGCCGGTGGTACCTGGGCGGGCGTCGCGCCGCATGGGCGCAGCAGCATCATCACCAACGTGCGTGACCTGAAGGCAGACCACGGCGGCATGTCGCGTGGCTTGCTGGTCGCTGATTACCTCGGCTCCAATCTTCCTGCGCCGGTGCATGCGCAAGAACTTATCGCCACGGCGAAGGACTATCGTCCGTTCAATTTACTGACGTTCGACCACGAGAGCGCGTACTACCTCGGTAACCATCCCGATGCGCGCTACCAGCCCGTGAGCGATGGCGTGCACGGTTTATCGAATGCCGACTTCAATGCGCCGTGGCCGAAGACCCGCGCGCTCGTCCATCGGCTCGAGGCATGGGTAGAAGAAGGGCGTGACGATACGGAATCCCTGTTCCGCATGCTCTCTGACCAGGGCCGCTGGCCCGACGACCTCCTGCCTGACACGGGCATCGGCATCGAGCGCGAGCGCTTCCTCTCCAGCGCCTTCATCGTCGGCGAGAACTACGGCACCCGCGCCAGCACGGTGATCCTCATCGGCCACGACGACGCCACCACCATCATCGAACGTCGCTTCGGCCCCAACGGCGTCCCCGAAGGCGAAACCCGCCTCGACCTGGCCCCCTGA
- a CDS encoding FAD-dependent oxidoreductase — protein MSAKDFRFLEIPRQTPRTVPVAVRVLGYGEISGDFASDEASSQSGRCIDCGNPYCEHACPVHNYIPNWLKLVQDGRLFEAATLMHETNPLPEICGRVCPQDRLCEGACTLEQGEFGAVTIGSVERWVTDEAFRQGWRPDLSRVKETGARVAIVGAGPAGMACADRLRRAGIAADVFDKQHEIGGLLTFGIPPFKLDKNIVRTRRSVLEGMGVRFHLGVEIGRDIEFDELLNDYDAVFVGTGAYTYVDGQLEGRELGGVHDALPFLIANTDRLLREQAPAPEYDLAGKHVVVLGGGDTGMDCNRTAIRLGAASVTCVYRRDEPSMPGSRREVGYSREEGVRFLFQRQPVTLVGENGKVKAVRVVETQLVDDGDGRPRPRNVEGSETDLRADVVIQAFGFQPSPPDWCDAFGIARDRSGRIITGAEGNLPHQTSHAKIFAGGDNVRGADLVVRAVYDGREAAASIVRMLASKKANATVAA, from the coding sequence ATGAGCGCGAAGGATTTCCGTTTCCTCGAGATTCCGCGGCAGACCCCGCGTACCGTGCCCGTTGCGGTGCGCGTGCTCGGCTATGGCGAGATTTCCGGCGACTTCGCGTCGGATGAAGCCTCGTCGCAGTCGGGCCGTTGCATCGATTGCGGCAACCCGTACTGCGAACACGCCTGCCCGGTCCACAACTACATCCCGAACTGGCTGAAGCTGGTCCAGGACGGCCGCCTCTTCGAGGCCGCCACCCTGATGCACGAAACCAACCCGCTGCCGGAGATCTGCGGCCGCGTGTGCCCGCAGGATCGCCTGTGCGAAGGTGCGTGCACGCTCGAGCAGGGCGAGTTCGGCGCGGTCACGATTGGTAGCGTCGAGCGTTGGGTGACCGACGAAGCGTTCCGCCAGGGCTGGCGCCCGGATCTTTCGCGCGTGAAGGAAACCGGCGCGCGCGTTGCGATCGTTGGCGCGGGTCCTGCGGGCATGGCCTGTGCGGATCGCCTGCGTCGCGCGGGTATTGCCGCGGATGTCTTCGACAAGCAGCATGAAATCGGTGGTCTCCTGACCTTCGGCATTCCCCCGTTCAAGCTCGACAAGAACATCGTCCGCACGCGCCGCAGCGTGCTGGAAGGCATGGGCGTGCGTTTCCACCTCGGTGTGGAGATCGGCCGCGATATCGAATTCGATGAACTGCTCAACGATTACGATGCCGTGTTCGTTGGCACGGGCGCTTACACCTACGTCGATGGCCAGCTCGAAGGCCGCGAACTGGGTGGCGTGCACGATGCGCTGCCATTCCTCATTGCCAACACCGACCGCTTGCTGCGCGAGCAGGCGCCCGCGCCGGAATACGATCTGGCCGGCAAGCATGTCGTCGTGCTGGGTGGCGGCGATACCGGTATGGACTGCAACCGCACGGCGATCCGCCTGGGCGCCGCATCGGTCACCTGCGTATACCGTCGCGATGAACCCAGCATGCCGGGCTCGCGTCGCGAAGTGGGTTACAGCCGCGAAGAAGGCGTGCGCTTCCTGTTCCAGCGCCAGCCGGTGACGCTCGTGGGCGAGAACGGCAAGGTGAAGGCCGTGCGTGTCGTCGAGACGCAGCTGGTCGACGACGGCGATGGCCGGCCGCGTCCGCGCAATGTCGAAGGTAGCGAAACCGACCTGCGCGCGGATGTGGTGATCCAGGCCTTCGGCTTCCAGCCGAGCCCGCCCGACTGGTGCGACGCGTTCGGCATCGCGCGCGACCGCAGCGGCCGCATCATCACTGGCGCCGAAGGCAACCTGCCGCACCAGACCAGCCATGCGAAGATTTTTGCGGGTGGCGATAACGTGCGCGGCGCCGATCTCGTGGTGCGCGCGGTCTACGACGGCCGCGAAGCCGCCGCCTCGATCGTCCGCATGCTGGCCAGCAAGAAAGCGAACGCCACCGTCGCCGCCTGA